ccgcgccgccgtcgcacACCACGCCGCGCCAAGCCGCGAGGCACCCATCACCGCCTCTGCCGGAATAAGTCGTCTCCGGCGGCGACCAGGATCCCAGCACCTGGTCCTTTCCCAGGTCCGAGATGCCCTTTTTGAACTCGAGCAGCGCAGACACGTCgtcgcccgcggcggcgccgccaaaCACTGCTAGAAGCACGAAAAAGAGGAGCGCGGCCATGGATGCGGGCTGGGAAGGCAAGCTCGACCCAGGTTCGCACCACCACGCGTTCGAGATCAGGAATtcaggatgaggaggagggcgaTGCAGACAGCGGCTATGGCCAGACCCATGGCcccagcggcgggcggcgatccAGATCGGGACGGgggagagagaagggaggcgATCCAGATCGGGATGAGGAGagcgagggaggcggcggtggagatcttggccggcggcggcggcccctccctctcctgtCGTTGGCTCTCTCTCCTCTGTACCGAGCGCCCGTGGAGAGAAcgagaagagaaagagatcGAGGGTTGGGGGTGTTGGGGACTTGGCGGTGGCAACGATGTAATTTCTCTTTCGCGTGTGTGAGGGACGAGCGGACCTACGAGCGGACCTACGAGCCTACCTCGGAGGTAACTGGAAAGTAACTGAAAATTAAGAAATAGTAAAGATTAATTTGTTGATGCGGGACATCACTCGACGTTCGAGCTTCTGAAGTTTTGATAAGTCACGAATGTAGTTCCGCAATGAATTCCGGCGACCTCAGGTTAACTGCTTGAGCTACGTCTGGTTGTAAACGGGAATAACGTATGTGTTATAGAAGGTGAGATGTGCAACTAAACACAACGGGGTGGTGGCGCAGTTGGCTAGCGCGTAGGTCTCATAGCTAAAAGTGAGTGATCCTGAGGTCGAGAGTTCGAGCCTCTCTCACCCCAACTTTTTAGTTTTTCTCTCCACTTAATCGTTTTCCTTATTGGCGAATCGCTCCCCTACTCCCTCACCCATTTTCTTTAGTTTCCTCTCTTTTACTTCAGGGATTACACAAGTTTGAAATGTGATGGGCCAAACACGTAAGTAACGTGATGGACAGCCGGTCAGCCGCCGAAATTCTACGCTCGCTGCATCGGGCCATTATAAAGGCACAACCGCCTGCTCACGGTCTCGAGTTCTCGACATCTATCAGTTCTTTCGGCCAAGTGCAACATCGATCACGTTTCTCTTCCCTTTCACAGTTGTTCGATCGCCAAACTGAGATTGAAAGCCGGACAGACGAACAGATAAATAGCCTGCCGTGCGTGCTGAGACGCGACGCCACGCTCCACATTTCAGTGTATCAACTCCTTAATGACAACCCGCAGGCATGCTGGTTTACGCCCTCCGGCGATTAGATTGGACCAGGTACGTCAAACATTTTCATGGAGAAATAGAGAGAGAACGCTATAAATTAGCATCTCTCTCTTGGTTCTGGAGCGTAATCACAAGGAGATGCTGCGGGCTACCCGCTGACGCCCAGTGGAGAGTGGAGACCCGTCCGCCATCTCATGAAACCTACACCTGCCAGATGATGAAGCGAAGGAAGATGAGAAGACACGGAGGAACAGGTTTGTGTTTGATGAATGCCAGATGGTCTCACAATTGTTCAAGTCGAAATAGACCAACATTTTTACTGCTCTTGGAAATCGGGAAACACAAAGCTCGCGTACCTTTTCCTCGTTCGAAGCTTCATAGGCCGGCTCTTGGAAGAACTCGATGATGCTCTTGCACACCTCCTGGGGCTTCTCGAGATTCACTGCATGCCCAGCATTGTTTATGACTACTAATCGAGAATTCCCCTCCAGATGTCTGCAGTTTGTTAACATGTCGGTTCAGTAAtcactttcttttttgcgaaaaGGTTCAGTAATCACTTGTGTGGTCTAAATGCTATTTAAAGGCTAGCATATTCAAACCTCTTCAATCTATGAGCCAACTCCATCGGGAACACCTTATCTTGCTCCCCCCAAACTATCAGCGTCTTCTGCATTGAGTGCGAAACAGTATAATGTTAAAAGGACCCCCAAGCAATTTCTGTCTCACAGGGTTATATATATACCAATTCATGACTATCACAAGAAtgttttcgttttttttccaCGGTAGAACGGTTTTAAACTACAAGTAAAAATAATTTAGGAAGAAACTACCTGACTTAGTTTTGGAAGAGTTGAAAGTTGCCTTCCACTAATCAAAGCATATAGTAGCTCAGTCTTCTCCAGCATATGATCCGAGCCCATCACCTGGTACAGTTGACAAGGACGTGTCCATAAGTTAGCCTAATAATGCCCCATTCATCGCAATGAAATGAGAAATTCAATTTCTGCTGTGTTACAGTAAACACTCTGAAGAAGCAAACCCCCTTTTGGAATAATCCCAGAACAATGTTGACTCCATACTTTGTGAGTTAATAGAAGAGGACGAAGACCACTAGGAAGGGTGTGCTCATCCTTGTTGAGATGACACATACTACAATGAAGAACAGACTTTGAAGGAGAAAAGGTAACCAGAAGGGACCGAGTGTTTCTGTGCAAATCGAACAATGATGGAAAAGATCCAGTATGGCCAACATATGCCAACAACCCAAATGCACCATCTTATCAATTTCAAGAGCTATATTGGAATAGATAAGAGTCTTATCACAAATCAAGCTTACATTCTTTTCACAGCTAGCTTACCAAATTCTTCCAAGATGCAAAGCCGTGactataatactccctccgtccggagggagtaccagcTTTCAGTTCTGACCTGAGCTTTGAATACTACTGTATTTATTCCAAAAGTATACCAATAGAAAGGCTGCATTGTTATGTACTAAGTGGGAGCTTTGTTTCAAAAGGCTAAAAGCTTATCTCCATAATTTGGCCCATCATCTTCCTAGAAAGTCACTTTTCCACTACTGCTTGATCCAGTAGACCAGTTCTTTCACGAATGAAAGTGCACATATTTACCTTAAACCATTGCTTTAATAAGTGGCTCCTAAGGTTGGAGCAATTTGAACAATCTAAGCTGTTTGTTATCTCAAACAATGTAGTCGACCAGGTCTTTTTGCTTTCTACCCCCACCCTGACCACGATCGTCATTTTCATTCTTTCAAAGCTTGTAATTACCAACATTCTTGAGAGGTAAATGATCTCCATCAAGATAAGCTTCCTAAAAATCACTCTTTTTATGTTATGACTAGTCAATGTTCCGTTTCTGAAGGCGAATGTCCCAGTTCCTAAGAAGGAACCGATTGCATAGTCAACTGAACAGTAACTCCAAGCAATCTCCAACATGCAAGTTAGAGAAGTCCATAATCCTTAGCACTTATGTGTTGGGATTGTAAATTTATTTGTAGGAGGCAAAACACTAGAAGGCACATACTATGCTAATTAATTCATTGAGCTAAATATGCATCAGAAATATGAACTTCGGTATAGGAGTACATGAGTGAGCAAAGAAATTATGGACCTACtaaactacttcctccgtcccataattcttgtctcaaatttgtctaaatatggatgtatctatttctaaaagtgtctagatacatgtaatatttcgacaagaattatgggacggagtgagtactaaATCAAGTATGTTGTCACCAATTTACAACGGGCCCTGCCCATGCAAGTGTCTGGGTGGTCATGCCATTACCACCCCAGAAAGCAAATCACATATGTAAACGTATGCATGAggacaaaataaaaacatgatATGTTCCTAAGCTACCAACACGTGTAAATACTTTGAGGCTTTGTCGGTTCCACCAAGTCCACACATAGGAGTATTATATTAGCCACATAGAGTGGATTCAGTGAGTTGGTATCCACTATAAGGACTGTCATAAGATATTCGGTGATTTGCTGTCAACCACAGCAAAAGACAACAGTGCAAAAAAATCCCCTCCACTCCTTATGCTACCTCGATGCACGGGCACCTCTACCTCGAACCTTCCCCATAAATGATGTGCAAAAGCTTGATGGCAAAATACTACACGAATGCTATCGCTTTACTTGGGTGCTGAAAATTCAATGCGTGTCAGTGCTCGGTTTGCAAATCAAATTGGCTTCAGATTGAAGCTGGATGTGCAGTCAGAAACTCACAACGAGAAGTAAACCAATTAAATTTACACAGATAGTACGTGCCTATAAGGAATTTAGGATCCCGCGTTTTAACTGTAAATCAATTTGACAGAGGATTCAAGTAATTAATATGAGCCAAACATTTCGATTTCAGACATATTTTAGATAAACGATTTCAGACATATAAACATCATTTTCTAGAGGTGCCTTAAAGTTCATACTGCCTGTACCAAAAATCATATGGAGTAATAAAAATTAATGGAGCATGAACGTGAGCCTAACCTTAATGTAGTCCCAAAGGAAGCATGACGGCATGATGAGTGGCGGTCGCACGAATGTGAGCCTGACCAGGCGCCGGACCTCGTCGGGCCGCCGCGGcaccagcagcgccgccgcttcctcgaCCCCGGCCACCGGGAACAGCCCCTCCGCGAGGTCCTTCTCCTCCAGGCAGACGCCCGCGCACACCATGGCCACCTTCTCCACCGCGTCCGGGTACATCTCCGCCATCCTGTACCCCACGAACCCTCCATAGCTCACCCCCACCAGCCCGAACCTCGTCACCCCTATCGCATCCATCGCCGCCTTAATCGAGCGCGCCTGCGATgcgcacacacgcacgcacgcataGTGTCAAGGAATGCAGTAGGAGCCAACTGACAGATCGGGGCCTAGGGGTCAGCGAGACGAGAGGGACGGACCTGGAAGATGTCGGAGCGGTCGGGGAGGCGGGTGCAGGAGTTgccgaagaagaggaggtcgGGGACGATGGGGTcgaagccggcggcgatgaGGGGGCGGAGGTACGGGTACCACTGCCACGTGGCGGAGGCGCCGAagccgtggaggaggagcagcgggtTGCGCGGCGGGCTGGCGGGGACCCACATGTGGACGGTGGTGTGGGGGTCTTCTCGCCCGCCGACGGGGAGCTGGACGGCGAGCGGGCgcaggccggcggcgaggaaccGGTGGCTGAAGCAGCGGTCCCGCAGCGCCGCGAAGCTGAGGATGCACCGCCCCCCGCCGGCGACCgacggcggagggggaggcaTTGCGGGCGACCGCCGGGTCGGCTACGGGGGGCCTCCggtccggcgatcgccggcgggtcGCTGTGGGCCGGCGCAACGCGAGCGgtgtggcggtggtggtggtggcgaggCAAAGGCGGACAGGGGGAGGAGATTTGTTTCGTGGTTATATTTGGGGTTTTGCTAAGTTCGGGGTTTTGGTCTTTGCTTGGCCGTGGTGCGATGCAGCCAAATAAATACAGGGAATATAATCAAGTGGAAAATGCGAGGGAACACGAAATGGAATGCATGAGATGAGAAAGCATCGTGCTACTACCGGTGTCTCACAGATTGGAGGGGAAACTGGAGCATTTTGTCTCTGAGATTTGCCCCTGTGTTTAGCTTTCGACGGCTGTAT
This is a stretch of genomic DNA from Brachypodium distachyon strain Bd21 chromosome 1, Brachypodium_distachyon_v3.0, whole genome shotgun sequence. It encodes these proteins:
- the LOC100825077 gene encoding uncharacterized protein LOC100825077, encoding MPPPPPSVAGGGRCILSFAALRDRCFSHRFLAAGLRPLAVQLPVGGREDPHTTVHMWVPASPPRNPLLLLHGFGASATWQWYPYLRPLIAAGFDPIVPDLLFFGNSCTRLPDRSDIFQARSIKAAMDAIGVTRFGLVGVSYGGFVGYRMAEMYPDAVEKVAMVCAGVCLEEKDLAEGLFPVAGVEEAAALLVPRRPDEVRRLVRLTFVRPPLIMPSCFLWDYIKVMGSDHMLEKTELLYALISGRQLSTLPKLSQKTLIVWGEQDKVFPMELAHRLKRHLEGNSRLVVINNAGHAVNLEKPQEVCKSIIEFFQEPAYEASNEEKV